In one window of Episyrphus balteatus chromosome 3, idEpiBalt1.1, whole genome shotgun sequence DNA:
- the LOC129917151 gene encoding uncharacterized protein LOC129917151 produces the protein MKLLPIVVLILVAMVLSSSAEKRKGSKLENSNRNREKDNAIRMWFNKQQSSSKPTILVVSGGGAGMMTSGTGGNSGTSGTGGNSGTSGTFGSGRYREEYEDEDDEIDQFDDEDEILLGNKKQKNVLKLKKINGKNQGYKLIIPSMYLRNSEKNTQARKSGAMKKRRQ, from the exons ATGAAACTATTGCCAATTGTTGTGTTAATTTTGGTTGCGATGGTCCTCAGTTCATCCGCTGAAAAGAGGAAAG gtagTAAGTTGGAAAATTCCAATCGGAATCGCGAAAAGGACAATGCAATAAGGATGTGGTTCAATAAACAACAATCATCATCAAAGCCAACAATTTTGGTGGTGAGCGGAGGCGGGGCCGGAATGATGACTAGTGGTACAGGAGGTAATAGTGGAACTAGTGGCACTGGAGGTAATAGTGGAACTAGTGGAACTTTCGGTTCTGGCAGATATCGTGAGGAATATGAAGACGAAGATGATGAAATTGATCAAtttgatgatgaagatgaaattttgcttggaaacaagaaacaaaaaaatgtattgaaacTTAAAAAGATCAATGGAAAGAATCAAGGTTATAAGTTAATTATTCCTTCCATGTATTTGCgtaatagtgaaaaaaatacaCAAGCAAGAAAATCTGGAGCAATGAAAAAACGTCGCCAATAA